One genomic segment of Marinitoga piezophila KA3 includes these proteins:
- a CDS encoding biotin--[acetyl-CoA-carboxylase] ligase, translating into MHFDTINSTNIFLKEHWKDLPSETVVWADKQTGGYGRMKRQWIADRGGLWFSVLFKPTNIRPYNPWHYVRLYSLAIHDILKDKYKLETVIKWPNDLLVNEKKICGILGEAVFTGVTPSAIIVGVGLNVNNKIPEELKDIATSYIEEKNKKLHLEKLLKQINSHAYYKYYLKYFKRDKISAFTKQWIKKLNIRNGDFIKIIFQNEEKRGKIISIHGDYLEVEFESGIEKVYAGEVSLRKERVV; encoded by the coding sequence ATACATTTTGATACTATTAACTCAACAAACATTTTTTTAAAAGAACATTGGAAGGATTTGCCATCTGAAACAGTAGTATGGGCTGACAAACAAACAGGCGGATATGGAAGAATGAAAAGGCAGTGGATTGCAGATAGAGGAGGATTATGGTTCTCCGTATTATTTAAACCAACAAATATAAGACCCTATAATCCCTGGCACTATGTTCGATTATACAGTTTAGCCATACACGATATTTTAAAAGATAAATATAAATTAGAAACAGTAATAAAATGGCCAAATGATTTGCTTGTAAATGAGAAAAAAATATGTGGTATTCTTGGCGAAGCTGTATTCACTGGTGTAACACCTTCAGCTATAATAGTTGGCGTTGGATTAAATGTAAATAATAAAATTCCTGAAGAATTAAAAGATATAGCCACAAGTTATATTGAAGAAAAAAACAAAAAACTACATCTTGAGAAACTTCTAAAGCAAATTAATTCCCATGCATATTATAAATATTATTTAAAATATTTTAAAAGAGATAAAATATCCGCTTTCACAAAACAATGGATAAAAAAACTTAACATTCGAAATGGAGATTTTATAAAAATAATATTCCAAAATGAAGAAAAACGTGGTAAAATTATTTCAATACATGGTGATTATCTTGAAGTTGAATTTGAAAGTGGTATAGAAAAGGTATATGCTGGTGAGGTCTCATTAAGAAAGGAGCGTGTGGTATGA
- a CDS encoding DUF2520 domain-containing protein: protein MKIYIIGPGKVGKTLYNCLIKKYSDIILIGKNIDISNYRFDGIIIITTPDDIIEKIWNKLKNNNLENVLAIGHCSGVLDSSFIQSVPHFSMHPNFPFNSEKKCEEIQNIVWGIEGNEKGLEYAKKLVTDLKGKYIIIPQNKKIQYHLAAVILSNFSYALAKLSMDLYKDMNLNNIEHLIDLAIYSLNNIKKVGLKEALTGPVARNDIKTIQKEKKIFKSYFNDENIYDFFIDTLYRIKEEN, encoded by the coding sequence ATGAAAATTTATATAATTGGACCTGGAAAAGTGGGAAAAACTTTATATAATTGCTTAATAAAAAAATATTCTGATATAATATTAATAGGGAAGAATATTGATATATCAAATTACAGATTTGATGGCATTATAATAATTACAACACCCGATGATATTATTGAAAAAATATGGAATAAATTAAAAAATAATAACCTCGAAAATGTTCTCGCAATTGGTCATTGTAGTGGAGTATTGGACTCTTCTTTTATACAATCTGTGCCACATTTTTCCATGCACCCTAACTTTCCATTTAACTCAGAAAAAAAATGTGAAGAAATACAAAATATAGTCTGGGGAATTGAAGGCAATGAAAAGGGATTGGAATATGCAAAAAAATTAGTTACAGACTTAAAAGGAAAATATATCATTATTCCCCAAAACAAAAAAATCCAATATCATCTTGCAGCTGTTATACTTTCAAATTTTTCATATGCTCTGGCGAAATTATCCATGGATTTATATAAAGATATGAATCTTAACAACATAGAGCATTTAATAGACCTTGCAATCTATTCATTAAATAATATAAAAAAAGTAGGTTTAAAAGAAGCTTTAACTGGCCCTGTTGCAAGAAATGATATTAAAACCATTCAAAAAGAAAAAAAAATATTCAAAAGCTATTTTAACGATGAAAATATTTATGATTTTTTTATAGATACGCTATACAGGATAAAGGAGGAAAATTGA
- a CDS encoding HD domain-containing phosphohydrolase — MENNKIKLEQWFRRNTRKKLIAATTAIYLIMAIFFALNTYFYMNNEVEIQYNRILKIIDTQKKRIITNMEVIANVYSLSVDAEKILKNVVNSNSVISCIGDYKPSLKTFTFVYPEKAGFQQFDIDKHIDELKKTEFKVIVDNENICYLFPYFYDFYGESRFFEGILVVKLDVKAVIDELKVFLAKNEKISLTKENKPFAIFKTFELYGRKVYLIIDYSKYIYNFFLVTLLSMIVVVLISIIMRKLEIKHLNNQIINPIESLTEHMRNELLEEFDQNFEIEEFESLKNSFNSLIKRIYAHKLELEGYLQETTAMNEELSDLNKRLETYFEKLEELITVIARLSLSDMDEKVFFDKLLESAIKIVPEADYGSIFLFNKDKNIWKVISAIGHDEKRLKHVVFDNKTFIYAKQVSVVENIVEKNKGLLDDTKLQELADATKPISKSLLAPLKINNYVIGQIALDISVKNGRKTFSNESMRLVEALSHLASAFVRLKQISKEEGRFHKNVVLTLVKALEYYDKYTKGHSERVAYYATEFAEYLKLDKDMIRKVYWSSLLHDIGKFFIPQTVLNKETRLTDEEYEIVKTHSTKSYELLKQSGYMDEYAIIAKYHHERWDGRGYPEGLKGEEIPFISRIISLADSFDAMTTDRPYKKALSFEESIKEIEKNAGTQFDPDLAIKFVAFLKEESWRKNYNDKK, encoded by the coding sequence ATGGAAAATAATAAAATAAAATTAGAACAATGGTTTAGAAGAAACACAAGAAAAAAGTTAATAGCTGCAACCACTGCCATATATTTAATAATGGCAATCTTTTTTGCTTTAAATACATATTTTTATATGAACAATGAAGTTGAAATCCAGTACAATAGGATATTAAAGATTATTGATACTCAAAAGAAGAGAATTATTACGAATATGGAAGTTATTGCAAATGTTTATTCTTTATCTGTTGATGCTGAAAAGATCCTAAAAAATGTTGTTAATAGCAACTCTGTTATCTCATGTATAGGAGACTATAAGCCGTCGTTAAAAACATTTACCTTTGTATATCCAGAAAAAGCCGGGTTTCAACAATTTGATATTGATAAACATATAGATGAATTGAAAAAAACAGAGTTTAAAGTTATTGTTGACAATGAAAATATATGTTATTTATTTCCGTATTTTTATGATTTTTACGGAGAAAGTCGTTTTTTCGAAGGGATTTTAGTTGTTAAATTAGATGTCAAAGCGGTAATTGATGAATTAAAGGTTTTTCTTGCAAAAAATGAGAAAATTTCTTTGACTAAAGAAAATAAGCCGTTTGCAATTTTTAAAACATTTGAACTTTATGGAAGAAAGGTTTATTTAATAATAGATTATAGTAAATATATATATAACTTCTTTTTAGTAACATTATTAAGTATGATTGTTGTTGTATTAATATCAATAATTATGAGAAAATTGGAAATAAAGCATTTAAATAATCAAATTATTAATCCCATTGAATCATTGACAGAACATATGAGAAATGAATTACTGGAAGAGTTTGATCAGAATTTTGAAATAGAAGAATTTGAATCTCTAAAAAATTCATTTAATTCACTGATTAAACGAATTTATGCGCATAAATTGGAATTAGAAGGTTATTTGCAGGAAACTACGGCAATGAATGAAGAATTAAGTGATTTAAATAAGCGATTAGAGACATATTTTGAAAAATTAGAAGAATTAATAACGGTAATTGCCCGTCTTAGTCTTTCCGATATGGATGAAAAGGTCTTTTTTGACAAATTACTTGAAAGTGCTATAAAAATAGTTCCTGAAGCCGATTATGGAAGTATTTTTCTGTTTAATAAAGATAAAAATATATGGAAGGTTATCAGTGCAATTGGGCATGATGAAAAACGGCTGAAACATGTTGTGTTTGATAACAAAACATTTATATATGCGAAACAGGTATCTGTTGTTGAAAATATTGTTGAAAAAAATAAAGGATTGCTTGATGATACAAAACTTCAGGAATTAGCCGATGCGACAAAACCAATTTCAAAATCGTTATTAGCGCCTTTAAAGATAAACAATTATGTTATTGGGCAAATTGCTCTGGATATAAGTGTAAAAAATGGCAGAAAGACTTTTTCAAATGAATCTATGAGACTTGTAGAGGCTCTTTCGCATCTTGCTTCTGCATTTGTTAGATTAAAGCAAATTTCAAAAGAAGAAGGAAGGTTCCATAAAAATGTTGTATTAACTCTTGTAAAAGCTCTTGAGTATTATGATAAATATACAAAAGGTCATTCAGAAAGAGTTGCATATTATGCAACAGAATTTGCAGAATATCTTAAACTGGATAAAGATATGATAAGAAAGGTTTATTGGTCCAGTTTATTGCATGATATAGGAAAATTCTTTATTCCCCAAACAGTTTTAAATAAGGAGACAAGATTAACAGATGAAGAATATGAAATAGTAAAAACACATTCCACTAAAAGTTATGAATTGCTTAAACAAAGTGGTTATATGGATGAATATGCAATTATTGCAAAGTATCATCATGAAAGATGGGATGGCAGAGGATATCCAGAAGGATTAAAAGGCGAAGAAATACCATTTATTTCAAGAATAATATCTCTTGCTGATAGTTTTGATGCAATGACAACAGACAGACCTTACAAAAAGGCACTTTCATTTGAAGAAAGCATAAAGGAAATTGAAAAAAATGCCGGAACACAATTTGATCCTGATTTAGCAATAAAATTTGTAGCTTTCTTAAAAGAAGAAAGTTGGAGGAAAAATTACAATGATAAGAAATAA
- a CDS encoding substrate-binding periplasmic protein — MKSKLFIIFFLIVAVQFYAVLKVGISLTEPYAYMEEVEDGYILKGIDVEIVKMISQELHENVEIYIFSFPYLVDNALNEGNVDMIIGGIHITPERRKKYYFSIPYLTTGLVLIKLKDNKKKITSFDNIAIGAKKDSTGYKKTLELINSGKIVHLHVYSSNEECLEGVLDGNVDAAFFDLVNALYFSKKYPVEIVGEPFEKSDVGIATKDKILLEKINYIILKNKQKINIILKKYGK, encoded by the coding sequence ATGAAGAGCAAGTTATTTATAATCTTTTTTTTGATAGTAGCTGTGCAATTTTATGCAGTGTTAAAGGTTGGGATTTCACTTACAGAGCCATATGCATATATGGAAGAAGTAGAAGATGGGTATATTTTAAAAGGAATTGATGTAGAAATTGTAAAAATGATATCTCAAGAGCTGCATGAAAATGTAGAAATTTATATTTTTTCGTTTCCATATCTGGTCGACAATGCGCTAAATGAAGGAAATGTGGATATGATAATAGGCGGAATACATATTACTCCCGAAAGACGAAAAAAATATTATTTTTCAATACCGTATTTAACTACAGGGTTGGTTTTAATAAAATTAAAAGATAATAAGAAAAAAATAACAAGTTTTGATAATATAGCTATTGGCGCAAAAAAAGATTCAACGGGGTATAAAAAAACGCTTGAATTAATTAATAGCGGCAAAATAGTACATTTACATGTATATTCTTCAAATGAAGAGTGTCTTGAAGGGGTTTTAGATGGAAATGTAGATGCTGCTTTCTTTGATCTGGTAAATGCTTTATATTTTTCAAAAAAATATCCTGTAGAAATTGTTGGAGAGCCATTTGAAAAATCAGATGTTGGTATTGCAACAAAAGATAAGATTTTACTGGAAAAGATAAATTATATAATTTTGAAGAATAAACAGAAAATAAATATTATACTGAAAAAATATGGAAAATAA
- the panB gene encoding 3-methyl-2-oxobutanoate hydroxymethyltransferase produces MSIRKFLKMKKKQEKIVMITAYDYFSAKIAEAANVDMILVGDSASNVMLGNNDTIKIGMEEMIIFVKAVKKGAPNTFIIGDMPFLSYQVSDSEAIKNAGLLLKAGADAIKLEGGLNVVPLIKKMVDFGIPVMGHIGFTPQSYKQIGITSKGKTQTEEEVLLNSAKALENSGAFSIVLEMVTEPVAKKISEELAIPTIGIGSGRFCDGQVLVWHDLLGLNNEFEPKFLKKYLNGFELFKEAIENYSSEVKNGKFPEAKHAYKPIEEGSDQKL; encoded by the coding sequence ATGAGCATAAGAAAATTTCTAAAAATGAAAAAAAAGCAGGAGAAAATAGTAATGATTACTGCATATGATTATTTCTCCGCCAAAATCGCTGAAGCCGCAAATGTCGATATGATACTTGTTGGTGATTCAGCTTCAAATGTAATGCTTGGAAATAATGATACTATAAAAATAGGCATGGAAGAAATGATAATCTTTGTCAAAGCTGTAAAAAAAGGCGCTCCTAACACATTTATTATAGGAGACATGCCATTTTTAAGCTATCAGGTTTCCGATAGCGAAGCTATCAAAAATGCTGGTTTATTACTAAAAGCTGGTGCTGATGCTATAAAACTCGAAGGTGGATTAAACGTCGTACCATTAATAAAAAAAATGGTGGATTTTGGAATACCGGTAATGGGACATATAGGTTTTACTCCCCAATCATATAAACAAATAGGTATAACTTCAAAAGGCAAAACTCAAACTGAAGAAGAAGTTTTATTAAACAGTGCAAAAGCTTTAGAAAATTCCGGAGCATTTTCAATTGTGTTGGAAATGGTTACAGAACCTGTGGCAAAAAAAATCTCAGAAGAATTGGCAATACCCACAATAGGTATAGGTTCTGGAAGATTTTGTGATGGCCAGGTTCTGGTATGGCATGATTTATTGGGTTTAAACAACGAATTTGAACCTAAATTTTTAAAAAAATACTTAAATGGTTTCGAACTATTTAAAGAAGCTATTGAAAATTATTCATCAGAAGTAAAAAATGGAAAATTTCCAGAAGCTAAACATGCATATAAACCTATAGAGGAAGGCAGTGACCAAAAATTATAG
- the hpt gene encoding hypoxanthine phosphoribosyltransferase, with the protein MNISPENLKVLLTEEQILNKAKELGKEITEYYKDIDEEIVAVCALKGSVHFFADLVKNIEHDMVYQFVSISSYHGGTQSTGKITVNSWLNYSLKGKHVLLIEDIVDTGNTIKFLMSEILKEEPASLKLTSLLIKNAHDHGIKVDFPGFYIDNYFVIGYGLDYDEKYRNLPFIGYVE; encoded by the coding sequence ATGAATATATCCCCTGAAAATTTAAAGGTATTATTAACAGAAGAACAGATTTTAAACAAAGCAAAAGAACTTGGTAAAGAAATTACAGAATATTATAAGGATATAGATGAAGAAATAGTTGCTGTTTGTGCTTTAAAAGGTTCTGTTCATTTTTTTGCTGATCTTGTAAAAAACATTGAACATGATATGGTATATCAGTTTGTAAGCATATCCAGTTATCACGGCGGAACACAATCAACAGGAAAAATCACAGTAAACAGCTGGTTAAATTATAGCTTAAAAGGAAAACACGTTCTGCTCATTGAAGATATAGTCGATACAGGAAATACCATAAAATTTTTAATGTCTGAAATATTAAAAGAGGAACCTGCTTCTTTAAAATTAACATCCCTTCTTATAAAAAATGCTCATGATCACGGTATAAAAGTAGACTTCCCTGGATTCTATATAGATAATTACTTCGTAATAGGTTATGGTCTTGACTATGATGAAAAATACAGAAACCTGCCATTTATTGGATATGTAGAATAA